Proteins encoded by one window of candidate division KSB1 bacterium:
- a CDS encoding SRPBCC family protein, protein MVNVKVSRVINGDPKKIWDLINQVERFPEWMPGITEARVTTKPKNKKTGLGRQQLLKTDINLGKGETLQQVIAWEPPNKITWQHLKDVIDGKEFNHAKEIKTTLSITNSEGEITIRMVGSWQPVGVSGQLMSRMMKRTVTKNFKQALKNLEKIIKKKHA, encoded by the coding sequence GTGGTAAACGTTAAAGTAAGCCGGGTCATTAACGGAGATCCTAAGAAAATCTGGGACCTCATTAATCAAGTTGAACGATTCCCGGAATGGATGCCAGGCATCACAGAAGCCCGCGTCACGACAAAACCAAAAAACAAGAAAACCGGCCTTGGGCGACAACAGTTGCTTAAAACAGATATTAATTTAGGCAAAGGCGAGACGCTTCAGCAAGTTATCGCCTGGGAGCCCCCGAATAAAATTACCTGGCAGCATTTGAAGGATGTAATTGACGGCAAAGAATTCAATCATGCCAAGGAAATCAAGACAACTCTGTCAATTACAAATAGCGAGGGAGAGATTACCATCCGGATGGTTGGTTCCTGGCAGCCCGTTGGGGTTTCTGGTCAGCTCATGTCACGCATGATGAAACGAACCGTCACCAAGAATTTTAAACAAGCCTTAAAAAACTTAGAAAAAATAATCAAAAAAAAACATGCCTGA